From Paenibacillus graminis:
GGGACCTCCAGTAAGGACTGCTCCACCAGCCGTGAGTAATAAGCGATAGCGACAATGGACAGCGGCACGGCAGCCGCCATAGTCCCGATGGCCGTACCCACCAGGAAGCGTGTGAAGGGAATCAATGCAACCACCAGCAGCAGGAAGGGAAAAGACCGGACCACGTTGACAATGCTGTTCAGTACAAGCGACAGCGTCTTGTTCTCATAGAGCTGGCCCTTGCGGCAAAAATACAAAACAGTCCCCAGCGGAAGCCCGAGCAGCACTGCCGCGCCTATCGAAATGCCGACCATGACAAAAGTTTCCCCGATGGCCTGCCACATCTGATCCTGGTATTTCAGCATGCTCTCAAACATGGGCCTTCCCCGCTTTGCCTGTAATCCGCTCACGATAGCTCCCCGCATGGCCTTCCGGTGCCAGAAAACCGCCGTCTCCGCGGGAAAAGGAATCGACAATCCGTCCGCCTTCCATGACAGATACATCGGTGCAGATCTTCCGCACAACATCCAGCTCATGCGTTACGATGACTACTGTTACCCCCAGCGCATCATTAATATGCTGGAGCACACCAAGGATATCGGCCGTTGTCCCAGGGTCAAGCGCGGAGGTTGGTTCGTCGCACAGCAGCAGCTTTGGGCTGTTCGCCAGTGCCCGGGCTATGGCCACCCGCTGCCGCTGTCCCCCGCTGAGCTGGGCGGGATATTGGTCTGCTTTGCCCTCCAGCCCGACAAACTGCAGGCATTCCCGGACCCGCTCCATCCGTCCGCTGCGCGGCGCTCCGGCCAGCTCCAGCGGAATGGCCACATTCCGGCTGACGGTGGCATTGCCCACCAGATTGAACTGCTGAAAGATCATACCGATCTTCTGCCGTTCCTTGCGCAGCAGCTTCTCCGGCATTCCCGTCAGCAGTCTGCCGTCTAGTGTCACGGTGCCTGCGTCCGGACGTTCCAGCAGATTGATCAGCCGCAGCATTGTAGATTTCCCCGCGCCGCTGGCTCCGATAATCCCGTGAATGGCACCTGCACGAACGTTGAGAGATACATTGTTAACCGCGCAATACCGGCCTTCTTTCAGGTTGAAGCTTTTGCTTACTCCACTCAGTGCCAGAATATGAAGCCCCCCTTCCAGACTGCCTGGACTTCCCCAGACTGCAGCACTTAGATTCGCAGCAAAGTGTATTACAATTATTTAAAAACTGTTTTATTAAAAATCTCTTTAAATAATAAGGTATTTTTTTGGCTGTGTCATCATTTTTCTGAAAATGATATATCAAGGTTGTGGAAGCATTGTCCGTAAAAGAGCAGCCTTCTTTCCCAGAATGATTCACAAAGCTGTTCCCATACATACATTGCCTAAGCCATCTTTGTAAAAATGATTCCTCAGAACTTCAGCCCGCCAGCAAAAACACTAATTCGCAGCTTTAGCAGCACTGCAGCAGGACTATAGCAGGACACAAGCAGAACCGGCTTTGCCGTCCATTAAAAGGACGTTAACAGTTCAGCGGGTAATATAAGGATGATTTGTGGTGTGAAACATATAAATCCTTATATTTTGAACAAAACGGCACGCCGTCCTTGACTGAATAAGGTAGCCGTTATGGTTTTAGTTAGCGTCGCCTGGAGAACCCTGCTGGAGAACCCTGTTTCAAACCTTTAGCAATTCCAAGTGGAAAAAGGGTCACTAATTCAGCTCATTTCGCTCCTGACGAAGGAATATGGCCCAATTAAGTTTCCTTTTTCCACCTAACTCTCATAATTGTGGATTTTGGGGAGAAATAAGTGCCCTTTTTCCAACTAGCACTGCTAACCTGCTTCTTCGCAAACACCCGTTGGAAAAAGGGGATCGAATCCGGCTGCTTTCCAG
This genomic window contains:
- a CDS encoding methionine ABC transporter ATP-binding protein: MLALSGVSKSFNLKEGRYCAVNNVSLNVRAGAIHGIIGASGAGKSTMLRLINLLERPDAGTVTLDGRLLTGMPEKLLRKERQKIGMIFQQFNLVGNATVSRNVAIPLELAGAPRSGRMERVRECLQFVGLEGKADQYPAQLSGGQRQRVAIARALANSPKLLLCDEPTSALDPGTTADILGVLQHINDALGVTVVIVTHELDVVRKICTDVSVMEGGRIVDSFSRGDGGFLAPEGHAGSYRERITGKAGKAHV
- a CDS encoding methionine ABC transporter permease — encoded protein: MFESMLKYQDQMWQAIGETFVMVGISIGAAVLLGLPLGTVLYFCRKGQLYENKTLSLVLNSIVNVVRSFPFLLLVVALIPFTRFLVGTAIGTMAAAVPLSIVAIAYYSRLVEQSLLEVPKGTIEAALSMGASKAGLVFKFLYVEARSGLVLGLTASAISFISFSTVMGVVGGGGVGDFAIRYGYQRFETEVMVYAILVMILLVQIIQFAGSTLARLLDKR